In the Verrucomicrobiia bacterium genome, one interval contains:
- a CDS encoding HAD family hydrolase: protein MKHYNYILLDWDGNLAQTLNVWLDALDIVLQKRGFTFTREQLMKATGGVSVFLATHTSLPETEGEGVLLEAIEIVKEHLPQVELYPDAFEVLHDLQKAGKHLALVTSSTRAIVLPVLQRFGLDILFEAIVCFDDVTQPKPHPEPLQKALKLMGGTEAEAIMIGDTSSDIKAAENAGVDSVLFYPLEHQQLYSLEALLAHKPTYVVSDFREVTKIATGEYVAAVKPNPPTKK, encoded by the coding sequence ATGAAACATTACAACTACATCTTACTTGATTGGGACGGTAACCTTGCGCAAACCTTGAACGTCTGGCTTGATGCGCTAGATATTGTGCTGCAGAAACGAGGCTTTACTTTCACTCGCGAGCAACTCATGAAAGCGACCGGCGGCGTATCGGTGTTTCTGGCAACACATACTTCACTACCTGAAACTGAAGGAGAAGGAGTTTTACTTGAAGCAATTGAGATAGTTAAGGAACACTTGCCGCAGGTCGAATTGTACCCGGATGCGTTTGAGGTGCTGCACGACTTACAGAAAGCCGGGAAACACTTGGCCCTGGTAACTTCTTCAACACGAGCAATTGTACTGCCTGTTCTACAGCGGTTCGGGCTTGATATTTTATTTGAAGCGATTGTTTGTTTTGATGATGTCACGCAGCCAAAACCCCATCCCGAGCCACTCCAAAAGGCGTTAAAGCTCATGGGCGGCACTGAGGCCGAGGCAATCATGATTGGCGATACCAGCAGTGATATTAAAGCTGCCGAGAATGCCGGGGTTGATTCAGTATTATTCTATCCGCTTGAGCACCAGCAGCTATATAGCCTTGAGGCCCTACTAGCGCACAAGCCAACTTATGTAGTCAGTGATTTCCGGGAAGTGACCAAAATCGCGACTGGTGAATATGTCGCTGCCGTAAAGCCTAATCCGCCGACCAAAAAGTAA
- a CDS encoding alpha/beta fold hydrolase: MRKLVASTLFTISLIVTVQENGALAASPVDCAQYTNGMQKELPVLFAHGFLGNEDVWGDVSNPSSALSTMKSKGMHAVPFDYSPHAGLWVTNENIGPKLAATISCLADASKQNGGPGKVAIVAHSMGGLAAQYAAAQVPDKVDHMVTIATPFKGSELGNVVTAAIRAYCQNAFLLGLVYRELINQSNCASALAFGGLSVGSKELKELPPLPGSVTVKAIAGNVTPQMQIGPVTLTGESLDSDTMVRVPSALAASTNTGRGDGAKVISCTGFVVLPLISDAPCEHGRLVNHPEVQQEVKASLEQYMASLKPSVPTTDIYGMLLPLEPEWEVSRNPELATRSRTVLFEAPCNSHDLPPSCDVIVVVNTSGPENMEPYGDPNDKARGFDCYSPKLHNDMMFGHLESAGEVDFGGERAQIQILKGCNFHNSQNGPRGGATADRLYIWRFPSRGVLVFAVVFDGDYATMSRGRVENLLHKASWR; this comes from the coding sequence ATGCGCAAACTGGTTGCATCTACACTTTTCACTATTAGCCTGATTGTCACGGTTCAGGAAAATGGCGCACTTGCTGCAAGTCCAGTAGACTGCGCGCAATATACTAATGGAATGCAGAAAGAGCTGCCTGTGCTTTTTGCTCATGGATTTCTAGGAAATGAGGATGTTTGGGGGGATGTTTCTAACCCAAGCTCGGCTCTCAGTACTATGAAGAGCAAAGGTATGCATGCAGTGCCTTTCGATTACTCGCCACACGCTGGCCTCTGGGTAACCAACGAGAACATTGGTCCCAAGCTTGCCGCCACTATCTCGTGCCTGGCCGATGCTTCAAAGCAGAATGGCGGACCAGGCAAGGTAGCTATTGTTGCCCATTCAATGGGCGGCTTGGCGGCGCAGTACGCAGCGGCTCAGGTACCAGATAAAGTGGACCACATGGTCACCATTGCCACGCCGTTTAAGGGTAGCGAGTTGGGCAATGTGGTCACCGCTGCAATTCGGGCTTATTGCCAGAATGCTTTCCTCTTGGGGCTGGTGTACCGGGAGCTGATTAATCAGTCCAATTGTGCTTCCGCGCTTGCCTTTGGTGGCTTGAGCGTGGGTTCGAAGGAGCTGAAAGAGCTACCGCCGCTTCCGGGCAGTGTGACGGTGAAGGCAATTGCTGGTAACGTTACGCCGCAGATGCAGATTGGTCCGGTAACCCTGACGGGTGAGTCGCTCGACTCCGACACGATGGTGAGGGTTCCGTCGGCACTGGCTGCTTCTACGAACACCGGCCGCGGCGACGGCGCTAAGGTGATTAGCTGCACTGGCTTTGTGGTGCTGCCGCTAATTTCGGATGCGCCGTGCGAACACGGACGTCTGGTGAATCATCCCGAGGTGCAGCAGGAAGTAAAGGCCAGCCTTGAGCAGTACATGGCCAGCCTGAAGCCATCTGTCCCCACGACGGACATTTATGGCATGCTGCTGCCACTCGAGCCGGAATGGGAGGTTTCGAGGAACCCGGAACTTGCCACCAGGTCGCGGACGGTGTTGTTTGAAGCACCATGCAACAGCCACGACCTGCCGCCGTCTTGCGATGTGATCGTTGTGGTGAACACAAGCGGCCCCGAGAATATGGAGCCGTACGGTGATCCGAACGATAAAGCCCGTGGTTTTGATTGCTATTCGCCCAAACTCCATAATGATATGATGTTCGGGCACCTGGAAAGTGCGGGCGAAGTAGATTTCGGCGGGGAAAGGGCGCAGATCCAGATCCTGAAGGGTTGCAATTTCCATAATAGCCAGAACGGTCCGCGAGGTGGAGCCACTGCTGACCGGCTGTATATCTGGCGATTCCCTTCGCGAGGGGTACTGGTATTTGCGGTTGTGTTTGATGGGGACTATGCGACCATGAGCCGGGGGAGGGTGGAGAACTTGCTCCACAAGGCTTCGTGGCGTTAG
- a CDS encoding glycosyltransferase family 2 protein, with product MKLISYVFPIYNESENIDVLYDTMAKLLKKHTKYRYELIFINDGSRDDSLEKLLALHKKDKRVSVIEFSRNFGHQIAVSAGIDHARGDAIIIMDSDMQDPPHVSFELIEKWEEGYEVVYAQRRTRKDTLFKRLTANVFYRTLHRLADIEIPRNTGDFRLIDRKVAEELKKFKEHHRFLRGMVSFVGFKQTAVQFDRDARHAGETGYPLKKMLKFAADGIFSFSTAPLKLISRLGYTIALLSFIGAVYALIMKFFFPQVTVEGWTFIVISVLFIGGVQLIMLGVLGSYIGRIYTEARHRPLYMTRQVYRTDEE from the coding sequence ATGAAGTTAATTAGCTATGTCTTTCCGATTTATAACGAGTCAGAAAACATTGACGTGTTATACGACACCATGGCAAAACTTCTGAAAAAACACACAAAGTACCGCTACGAACTTATTTTTATAAACGACGGCAGCAGAGACGATTCGCTCGAAAAGTTGCTTGCCCTCCACAAAAAAGACAAACGTGTCAGTGTGATTGAATTTTCGCGCAACTTTGGCCACCAAATTGCCGTTAGCGCTGGCATCGACCACGCCCGCGGCGACGCGATTATCATTATGGATAGCGACATGCAAGACCCGCCTCACGTCAGCTTTGAGCTGATTGAAAAGTGGGAAGAAGGCTACGAAGTAGTCTACGCACAGCGCCGCACCCGCAAAGATACCTTGTTTAAGCGCTTGACCGCCAACGTATTTTACCGCACACTGCACCGCCTAGCAGATATTGAAATTCCTCGAAATACCGGTGATTTCCGCCTAATTGACCGCAAAGTCGCTGAAGAGCTCAAAAAATTTAAAGAACACCACCGTTTCCTGCGTGGTATGGTGAGCTTTGTCGGCTTTAAACAAACCGCCGTGCAATTCGACCGCGATGCCCGCCACGCAGGCGAAACCGGCTATCCACTTAAAAAAATGCTTAAATTCGCCGCCGATGGCATTTTTAGCTTCTCAACCGCACCGCTGAAGCTGATATCGCGGCTTGGCTATACGATCGCCCTACTTAGCTTTATTGGTGCTGTCTATGCTTTAATTATGAAGTTTTTCTTCCCACAGGTTACCGTAGAAGGCTGGACGTTTATTGTAATTTCGGTGCTGTTTATTGGCGGTGTGCAGTTAATTATGCTGGGTGTGCTGGGTAGTTACATCGGCCGTATCTATACCGAAGCCCGTCACCGCCCACTGTACATGACTCGTCAGGTATACCGCACCGATGAAGAATAG
- a CDS encoding NAD(P)/FAD-dependent oxidoreductase, translating into MSDKQSVVIIGGGYTGLVAALRLAQAGKKVTILEKGAVLGGLASDFTIESASIERAYHHLFKTDTHIINLAQELGIGDKLLWHDSSVSLYYNHQLYPFKGALDLIKFSPLSFWNRIRAGLVVLYLQRTNNWQKFQHITAYDWMKKAAGDQVTEVIWEPLLKGKFDTFYNKVSMAWLWARVHIRAQSREADGEKLGYFEGGFQTFTNALVAKLKELGVTIHTSADISGISSKDNQVVISFADGTTKNFEDCIATVPSHVFAKLIEKANVDQTYLTQLHSINYLGARLLIFSSEQDISPYYWHNINDLELPFLVFIHHTKLIDKRYYNGKYVYYIATYVPHDHQLFTCDDLELEGLWFGSLKKIFPAFDTGQIRERHFFRFANAQHIVDTDYASKIPANITPLPHVYLSNFSQIYPEDRGTNYAVREGEKIAKLVQNS; encoded by the coding sequence ATGAGCGACAAACAATCGGTAGTAATTATTGGCGGTGGCTACACTGGCCTGGTGGCAGCCCTCCGACTTGCCCAAGCGGGCAAAAAGGTAACTATTTTAGAAAAAGGCGCCGTTTTAGGCGGGCTCGCCAGCGATTTCACCATCGAAAGCGCGTCGATTGAGCGAGCATACCATCATCTATTTAAAACCGATACGCATATTATTAATCTCGCTCAAGAGCTCGGAATTGGCGATAAACTGCTCTGGCACGATAGTTCGGTGTCGTTATATTACAACCACCAACTCTACCCTTTTAAGGGCGCCCTCGATTTAATTAAGTTTAGCCCGCTATCTTTTTGGAACCGGATTCGGGCTGGGTTGGTGGTGCTTTATTTGCAGCGGACCAACAACTGGCAAAAATTCCAGCACATCACCGCTTACGACTGGATGAAAAAGGCTGCCGGCGATCAAGTGACCGAAGTGATTTGGGAACCACTTTTAAAGGGAAAATTTGACACCTTTTACAATAAAGTATCGATGGCCTGGCTGTGGGCGCGGGTGCACATTCGGGCGCAATCGCGCGAGGCGGACGGCGAAAAACTAGGCTACTTTGAAGGCGGCTTTCAAACCTTTACCAACGCGCTAGTCGCCAAGCTGAAAGAACTTGGCGTAACGATTCACACCAGCGCCGACATTTCTGGTATCTCTTCAAAGGACAATCAGGTGGTAATTTCATTTGCCGATGGCACAACCAAAAACTTCGAAGATTGCATTGCCACCGTACCTTCGCACGTATTTGCCAAACTAATTGAAAAGGCCAATGTCGACCAAACCTACTTAACACAGTTGCACAGTATTAATTATCTGGGCGCTCGCCTGCTCATTTTTTCGTCTGAACAAGATATTAGCCCGTACTACTGGCATAATATCAACGATCTTGAACTGCCGTTCTTGGTATTTATTCATCACACCAAACTAATAGACAAGCGTTATTACAATGGTAAATATGTTTACTACATCGCAACTTACGTCCCGCACGATCACCAGTTATTCACCTGCGACGATTTGGAGCTTGAAGGGTTATGGTTCGGCTCGCTTAAAAAGATTTTTCCTGCCTTCGACACTGGCCAGATTCGTGAAAGGCACTTTTTCCGCTTTGCCAATGCCCAACACATTGTAGATACCGACTACGCAAGCAAAATTCCTGCTAATATCACGCCGCTCCCGCATGTATATTTATCTAACTTTTCGCAAATCTACCCCGAAGATCGCGGCACTAACTATGCTGTTCGCGAGGGGGAGAAGATTGCTAAGTTGGTGCAAAATTCGTAG
- a CDS encoding GtrA family protein, protein MKNSSLLQKHRHFLLYGLIGGSGATLDFLLFLLLFNVFGVPAAIATTLSVFCGITNNFILNAVFNFKTRDHLLVRYGFFLSVGIFGLLLSIIVIALGSAIGIHPNISKLISIPLVVVLQYFLNKHLSFQNSPHKLLSQIKTRFTKKGTSE, encoded by the coding sequence ATGAAGAATAGTTCGCTACTACAAAAACACCGACACTTTTTACTCTACGGGCTTATCGGCGGCTCGGGGGCGACACTCGATTTCTTGCTTTTTCTGTTGCTGTTTAACGTCTTCGGAGTTCCGGCAGCCATCGCCACCACGCTGTCTGTTTTTTGCGGCATCACCAATAACTTTATACTGAATGCGGTGTTTAATTTCAAAACCCGCGATCATTTGCTTGTTCGATATGGCTTCTTTTTAAGTGTGGGGATTTTTGGGTTACTGCTTAGTATTATAGTAATTGCGCTTGGCAGTGCCATTGGCATACACCCAAACATTTCAAAGCTTATTTCAATTCCACTGGTAGTGGTTTTGCAGTACTTTTTAAATAAGCATTTATCGTTTCAAAATTCGCCACACAAGCTGTTATCTCAGATTAAAACCCGTTTTACCAAGAAAGGAACAAGCGAATGA